The Methylomusa anaerophila genome has a segment encoding these proteins:
- a CDS encoding ATP-binding protein, producing the protein MGKENSSAYPVRFYTSCRSDNEWLRLKISEVLRRIFNGHSLFEVAVQEALNNALHFAKAKVSIKINLLCGRRVVVRIQHWGLGFSGNTVLNTIEKDFAIQIENRLMDESGRGLMIMKAGTHCACYNKDGKEVLLAVRLPAY; encoded by the coding sequence ATGGGAAAAGAAAATTCTTCAGCATATCCTGTCCGGTTTTATACCAGTTGCCGCAGCGACAATGAATGGCTTAGACTAAAAATCAGCGAGGTACTCCGCCGTATCTTTAACGGGCATTCACTGTTTGAAGTGGCGGTTCAAGAAGCCTTGAACAACGCTCTGCATTTCGCAAAGGCTAAGGTAAGCATTAAAATCAATCTTCTTTGCGGCCGGCGGGTCGTCGTCCGGATTCAGCATTGGGGATTAGGCTTCAGTGGTAATACCGTTTTGAATACCATTGAAAAAGATTTTGCAATTCAAATAGAAAACAGACTTATGGATGAATCGGGGCGGGGTCTCATGATTATGAAAGCCGGAACTCATTGCGCCTGCTATAATAAGGACGGGAAAGAAGTGCTTCTGGCGGTCCGGCTCCCCGCATATTAA
- a CDS encoding Fic family protein, with amino-acid sequence MGNKPPYTITEKAADYLAKIVETVTRLEFGTEFKRDIKLHRENRLRTIHSSLAIEGNSLSLGEVTAVIEGKVVAGKQTEIKEVKNAYEAYDKIMTFDPYAIGDFLKAHRLMTQSLVKESGKFRSGDVGVFDGEAAIHIGARPQFVPQLMEDLFGWAKASELHPVLKSAILHYEIETIHPFSDGNGRMGRLWQTLLLAKWNAIFAWIPMESVLYQNRPQYYQAIENASKANDSGVFIEFTLSAIYEIIAEQAKHQVKHEDKHQVELSDTQFAVLNALKNKTLSRKDIFAAIGMNGDSRSFKRHIEPLLDEGLIEMTVPDKPNSRMQKYRLTEAGKERLKE; translated from the coding sequence ATGGGTAACAAACCGCCGTATACCATAACGGAGAAAGCCGCCGATTATTTGGCGAAAATCGTTGAAACCGTGACGCGGCTTGAGTTTGGAACGGAGTTCAAGCGCGATATAAAACTGCACCGCGAAAACCGCCTGCGGACTATCCATTCTTCGCTGGCCATCGAGGGCAACTCCCTCTCGCTGGGCGAAGTGACCGCCGTGATTGAGGGCAAAGTGGTCGCAGGCAAGCAGACGGAAATCAAGGAAGTCAAAAACGCCTACGAAGCCTACGACAAGATTATGACCTTTGATCCCTATGCCATCGGCGACTTCCTGAAAGCGCACAGGCTAATGACGCAGAGTCTGGTCAAAGAGTCCGGCAAGTTCCGCAGCGGCGACGTTGGCGTATTTGACGGCGAGGCCGCGATTCACATCGGGGCGCGTCCGCAGTTTGTACCGCAGCTTATGGAAGATTTGTTCGGTTGGGCGAAAGCCTCGGAACTGCACCCCGTGCTGAAAAGCGCGATTCTGCATTATGAAATCGAAACCATCCACCCGTTTTCGGACGGTAACGGTCGTATGGGACGGTTATGGCAAACGCTCCTGCTCGCCAAATGGAACGCAATTTTCGCGTGGATACCGATGGAATCGGTGCTGTACCAAAACAGGCCGCAGTATTATCAGGCGATTGAAAACGCAAGTAAAGCCAATGATTCCGGCGTGTTCATTGAATTTACGCTTTCCGCGATTTATGAAATCATCGCAGAACAAGCAAAGCACCAAGTTAAGCACGAAGATAAGCACCAAGTCGAACTCTCCGACACGCAGTTTGCCGTGCTGAACGCGCTTAAAAATAAGACTTTATCGCGTAAAGACATATTTGCCGCAATCGGAATGAACGGCGATTCACGCTCGTTCAAGCGGCACATCGAGCCGCTCTTAGACGAGGGCTTAATCGAAATGACCGTACCCGACAAGCCGAACAGCCGAATGCAAAAGTATCGGCTGACCGAAGCGGGTAAGGAAAGACTGAAGGAATAA
- a CDS encoding secondary thiamine-phosphate synthase enzyme YjbQ codes for MQEFSLSTPAEGFIDITGKVNEALSASGIKNGICLVFVPHTTAGVTINENADPAVVTDMLAAFSLLVPDIAYRHQEGNSPAHIKASLVGSSVSLPVINGTMRLGTWQGIYFCEFDGPRRRRVCVSFVGG; via the coding sequence ATGCAGGAATTTTCACTTTCAACCCCCGCCGAGGGCTTTATCGATATTACCGGCAAAGTAAACGAGGCTCTTAGCGCAAGCGGGATTAAAAATGGCATCTGTCTTGTGTTTGTACCACACACCACAGCGGGGGTAACTATTAATGAAAATGCCGATCCCGCTGTGGTCACCGACATGTTGGCCGCATTTTCCCTCCTGGTACCGGATATTGCTTACCGGCACCAGGAGGGAAATTCGCCTGCTCATATCAAGGCTTCTCTGGTAGGTTCGTCAGTTTCCCTGCCGGTTATTAACGGAACAATGCGGCTCGGGACCTGGCAGGGGATTTATTTCTGCGAATTTGACGGGCCGCGCCGCCGGAGAGTTTGCGTTAGTTTTGTCGGCGGCTGA
- a CDS encoding DUF503 domain-containing protein translates to MVVLIVEIELFLPGALSLKDKRQTVKSVVERIRSHCHASVAEVGFQDLWQRSQIGIAIVAGERTVLENQINIICRILDDTAAIETVAFHTDYV, encoded by the coding sequence ATGGTTGTATTAATTGTTGAAATCGAATTGTTCCTTCCCGGAGCCTTATCCCTAAAGGATAAACGTCAGACGGTAAAAAGTGTGGTTGAGCGCATCAGATCCCACTGTCATGCTTCAGTAGCCGAGGTAGGTTTTCAAGACCTGTGGCAGAGATCGCAAATAGGTATTGCGATTGTAGCGGGGGAGCGGACCGTTCTGGAGAACCAAATAAATATCATCTGCCGGATTTTGGATGACACGGCGGCGATAGAAACAGTTGCGTTTCACACTGATTACGTGTGA
- a CDS encoding APC family permease has translation MYRQLRELIIGRPLHNRELTAEYLPKWKALPIFSSDPLSSVGYGPEQIAITLAVPGLMLYGYIGYVAAAILVLLAIVTLSYVQVARANPGGGGSYAVATHNLGEIPALIAAAALFADYTLTVAVSISAGTEALVSAFPGLIGSEVTIDLFVLFVVLMLVNLRGLRESSNIFVLPTYLFIFSIFALIVVGMYHALTETAPAIPPASAVRHSFDWMVLALLLRAFANGCSSMTGIEAISNGVPMFKKPQAENAIRTIFWMAGMLAIMLAGTTFLILHNHLLPQENVTMLSALADKTFGRGWMFYFFQITTMLILYLAANTAYNGLPLLLSILAKDGYMPRYLGARGERLGFSNGILLLSLFAGILIIGFEGNVTHLISLYAIGVFMSFTIAQSGLVVHWRREKGPKWRIRAFLNGFGAIVTGLVVVVIATTKFFQGAWIVLIFIPAMFAIFKAIKRHYMDVAEQLHLPLEEWQALTPGPKGKNIVVVPVSSPTSVVLQTMKYARSISDDVIALHVATDREAGRKVEEKWQTWDPGVRLITIYSPYRLVIQPVLHFIEKIQKNKAPEDFITVLIPEFETKKWWHRLLHNQTGWILRTLLILKENVIVSTIPYHLKK, from the coding sequence ATGTACCGTCAGTTGCGAGAATTAATTATTGGCCGTCCGTTGCACAACCGGGAGTTAACTGCTGAGTATTTGCCAAAGTGGAAAGCATTACCTATTTTTTCCTCCGATCCCCTTTCGTCCGTTGGTTACGGTCCCGAGCAGATTGCCATTACCTTGGCCGTACCGGGACTGATGCTTTACGGTTATATCGGCTATGTTGCCGCAGCTATTTTGGTGTTATTGGCCATTGTCACCCTGTCGTACGTACAGGTGGCCCGCGCTAATCCCGGCGGCGGCGGTTCTTATGCCGTAGCCACGCATAATCTTGGTGAAATTCCTGCCTTGATTGCGGCCGCAGCTTTGTTCGCCGATTACACTTTGACTGTCGCCGTTAGTATTTCTGCGGGAACGGAAGCATTAGTTTCCGCGTTTCCCGGCTTGATTGGCTCGGAAGTTACCATTGACCTATTTGTCCTGTTTGTCGTCTTAATGCTTGTCAACCTAAGGGGTTTAAGGGAATCATCCAACATATTTGTTCTACCGACTTATTTGTTTATATTCAGTATATTTGCTTTGATTGTTGTAGGTATGTATCATGCTCTTACCGAAACAGCGCCGGCCATTCCGCCCGCATCTGCCGTAAGGCATTCGTTTGACTGGATGGTTTTAGCGCTTTTGCTCCGCGCTTTTGCCAACGGTTGCAGCTCGATGACAGGCATTGAAGCCATTTCCAACGGTGTTCCCATGTTCAAAAAGCCGCAGGCTGAGAATGCGATTAGAACTATATTCTGGATGGCTGGGATGCTGGCTATCATGCTGGCCGGAACAACATTCCTGATTCTCCATAATCACCTTTTGCCGCAAGAAAATGTGACCATGCTTTCCGCGCTGGCAGATAAGACATTTGGCCGCGGGTGGATGTTTTACTTTTTTCAGATTACCACCATGCTGATACTTTATTTAGCAGCCAATACCGCCTATAACGGGTTGCCGTTATTGCTTTCCATATTGGCAAAAGACGGTTATATGCCGCGCTATCTGGGAGCAAGAGGGGAACGCTTAGGTTTTTCTAACGGTATCCTTCTATTAAGTTTATTTGCCGGCATCCTGATTATCGGCTTCGAAGGTAATGTAACGCACTTGATTTCCCTTTATGCCATTGGAGTATTCATGTCCTTCACCATTGCCCAGAGTGGGCTGGTTGTGCATTGGAGGCGGGAAAAAGGGCCAAAATGGAGAATACGGGCCTTTCTTAACGGTTTTGGCGCCATTGTAACCGGTCTTGTGGTAGTGGTCATCGCCACTACTAAATTCTTCCAGGGAGCATGGATTGTATTAATCTTTATTCCGGCTATGTTCGCTATCTTTAAGGCTATCAAACGGCACTACATGGATGTCGCCGAGCAACTCCACCTGCCGCTGGAAGAGTGGCAGGCGTTGACCCCCGGGCCAAAGGGCAAAAATATCGTCGTTGTCCCTGTATCCAGTCCTACCAGCGTAGTGCTGCAGACCATGAAATATGCCCGCTCGATTAGTGATGATGTTATTGCCCTGCATGTGGCCACCGACCGGGAAGCAGGCCGCAAAGTAGAAGAAAAGTGGCAGACCTGGGATCCCGGCGTGCGGTTAATCACCATTTATTCCCCTTATCGCCTGGTCATTCAGCCAGTCCTCCATTTTATTGAAAAAATACAAAAAAACAAAGCGCCTGAAGACTTTATTACAGTGCTAATCCCTGAATTTGAAACAAAGAAATGGTGGCATCGTCTATTGCATAACCAGACAGGATGGATCCTGCGGACTTTATTAATTCTAAAAGAAAATGTAATAGTATCAACCATTCCGTATCATCTGAAAAAATAA
- a CDS encoding heparan-alpha-glucosaminide N-acetyltransferase, whose product MLKKPGSSRIWEIDLWRGIAIILMIAFHLIFDLAEFYHYDFKYFSGFWYLEGKTAAVLFMFLSGVSSTLSANPAKRGLQVLAAGLVLTIVTYLFSPEIYIRFGILHLLGCSMLAANYFRSLAPPALLAFGTAAILSGHLLSLTTGTSPLLIPFGLTPPGFQSLDYYPLLPWGGVVLYGVAAGITLYPNKETLWPNIPQNILLPTLPLRWLGRRSLTIYLVHQPILLAFLYLIHILLHI is encoded by the coding sequence ATGCTGAAAAAACCTGGGAGCAGCCGGATTTGGGAAATTGATCTTTGGCGGGGAATTGCCATTATCTTAATGATAGCGTTTCATCTTATATTTGATCTGGCGGAATTTTATCATTATGATTTTAAATATTTTAGCGGGTTTTGGTATCTGGAAGGCAAAACCGCCGCTGTATTATTCATGTTCTTGTCCGGCGTCAGCAGCACCTTAAGCGCCAACCCTGCCAAAAGAGGACTGCAGGTATTGGCGGCAGGATTGGTGCTTACAATTGTCACCTATCTTTTTAGCCCGGAGATTTATATCCGGTTCGGCATATTACACCTTCTGGGCTGCTCCATGCTGGCGGCAAATTATTTTCGCTCCCTTGCGCCCCCGGCATTATTGGCTTTTGGCACTGCCGCCATTTTGTCAGGGCATCTCCTGAGTCTTACAACGGGAACCAGCCCGCTGCTGATTCCTTTCGGCCTGACTCCCCCGGGCTTTCAGTCCCTCGATTATTATCCCCTCCTGCCCTGGGGCGGCGTCGTTCTGTACGGCGTAGCTGCCGGAATAACGCTATATCCCAATAAGGAAACCCTTTGGCCCAATATCCCGCAAAATATTCTGCTCCCAACACTTCCCCTGCGCTGGCTGGGTCGCCGTTCCCTGACCATATATCTGGTTCACCAGCCGATATTATTGGCATTTTTATATTTGATCCATATTTTGCTTCATATATAG
- a CDS encoding STAS domain-containing protein encodes MIQEITLLNDQVHVSLAGSIYAGEAAAIREKLVAYIDKGHNQFVIRVDQVDYIDSSGLGMLVAIQKRAVQNGGGVIIKGLRGIVKELFELTRLTKVFEIQ; translated from the coding sequence ATGATTCAAGAAATTACGCTGCTGAATGATCAGGTGCACGTAAGTCTTGCCGGCAGTATTTATGCGGGGGAGGCAGCGGCAATCCGGGAAAAACTTGTTGCTTACATTGATAAGGGACATAATCAATTTGTAATTCGGGTCGATCAGGTCGACTATATTGACAGCTCCGGCCTGGGTATGCTGGTGGCTATTCAGAAACGGGCCGTGCAAAACGGCGGTGGTGTGATCATAAAAGGTCTGCGGGGTATAGTAAAAGAACTATTTGAGTTAACCAGATTGACAAAGGTTTTTGAAATTCAGTAA
- a CDS encoding DUF2164 domain-containing protein yields the protein MSDIRLKNEERKIIVESIKEFYLKERDEEISDLSAGFLLDFIIERIGPYLYNQGIRDAHRFMNEKVEDLFGLEKRVR from the coding sequence ATGTCTGATATTCGATTGAAAAATGAAGAGAGAAAAATAATTGTTGAAAGTATAAAAGAATTCTATTTAAAAGAGCGGGACGAGGAAATAAGCGACTTGTCTGCCGGTTTTTTGCTGGACTTTATTATCGAGCGTATTGGGCCTTACCTCTATAATCAAGGTATTCGGGATGCGCATAGGTTTATGAATGAAAAGGTGGAAGACCTGTTTGGCCTGGAAAAACGGGTACGATAA
- a CDS encoding alpha/beta hydrolase, whose protein sequence is MSVDHETKALKRKVWFQTFLVVLSILLVFLVIVNATGLAAGYIFYKQFCIWHTRFDSKGFQPLRVTLEEGIKNKHWQNVSLESRLGYVLQGTYLPNPTPSNNTVVFVHGIANSRLLGLWYAPIYLAAGYNVLVYDSRASGESGGRSVSWGYYEKYDLDQWIDWIEERHPNGIIGVHGVSMGAATALLHAEMNESSHRVKFYVADSGYTDLEELLIQQIDAAVNLHNPFWVKLLLRYSSIAANWQSGFRYQDVSPLRAVRNANTPILYLHGGADAVVPVSMSEQLYAATRGYAEKYIFPSDAHAMSVFNHQAEYQRRILRFMDTALKKQRQLF, encoded by the coding sequence ATGTCCGTAGATCATGAGACAAAAGCGCTCAAACGCAAAGTTTGGTTCCAAACCTTCCTGGTGGTACTTTCAATCCTGCTCGTCTTCTTAGTAATCGTCAATGCTACAGGCCTAGCGGCCGGTTATATTTTTTACAAACAATTTTGTATCTGGCACACCCGGTTTGACTCCAAGGGATTCCAACCTTTAAGGGTAACCCTGGAAGAAGGCATAAAGAACAAACACTGGCAAAATGTCAGCCTTGAATCACGCCTGGGTTACGTGTTGCAGGGTACATACCTGCCGAACCCAACACCGTCGAATAACACAGTGGTTTTTGTGCATGGCATTGCCAACAGCCGCTTGCTGGGACTATGGTATGCGCCAATATATCTTGCAGCCGGCTACAACGTATTAGTTTATGACTCCCGGGCCAGTGGCGAAAGCGGCGGAAGGTCGGTATCATGGGGTTATTATGAAAAGTACGATCTTGATCAATGGATAGACTGGATAGAGGAACGTCATCCCAACGGTATTATAGGAGTACACGGTGTTTCCATGGGCGCTGCGACTGCTCTGCTGCACGCGGAAATGAACGAATCCAGCCACCGGGTGAAATTCTATGTTGCCGACAGCGGTTACACCGATCTGGAGGAGTTATTAATTCAACAGATTGACGCTGCTGTTAATTTACACAACCCTTTTTGGGTAAAACTTCTTTTACGCTATTCCAGCATCGCCGCCAATTGGCAGTCGGGATTTCGTTATCAGGATGTATCCCCTCTCCGGGCGGTGCGCAATGCCAATACTCCCATCCTTTACCTGCACGGCGGCGCCGACGCAGTGGTCCCGGTTTCCATGAGCGAGCAGCTATATGCCGCTACCAGGGGGTATGCAGAAAAGTATATCTTCCCCAGTGATGCTCATGCTATGTCGGTCTTTAATCATCAAGCCGAATACCAGCGGCGGATACTTAGGTTTATGGATACAGCCTTAAAAAAACAGCGTCAACTATTCTAA
- a CDS encoding L,D-transpeptidase family protein, with the protein MAKWAALFFILSVLILPGFSHANNFQTPEISQTSQTSVNPAKSMRIIINLPSRTLELYDDNILVKEYPVAIGKPSTPTPRGSFSIDDKAVNPWWCPPGTDYVVPSGPDNPLGYRWLEFAPLYGIHGTNDPRSIGTPSSNGCVRMHEEDVEELFELVDYETPVEVTYERIKIRLDNHGRASIGIYPDVYGQESVSLAQVKRLLIDKGLGGLVEDEFLARLIQREEGRQIEFAQLHNLKINDQLRPEKIVTWQGVRYAPVQAICEAVNTGVIWDEKSKMLKRYGKIAPGLRKNGILYAAVDDLPTLFPGKELWNYTENCLELRLSVARLDDKIITAEIQEIDGEKAVPAQELADALGEKVKWDEGTKQVLLRNKPIPCNLVESKAFVKISHVGGVFNISAVWNEAAQTLSLSYPLYPVDYSMYLDLMGEFF; encoded by the coding sequence ATGGCTAAATGGGCGGCCTTGTTTTTTATTCTGTCGGTACTGATCTTGCCGGGGTTTTCCCACGCAAACAATTTTCAAACACCGGAAATATCGCAAACATCGCAAACATCTGTGAACCCTGCAAAATCCATGCGGATCATCATCAATCTGCCAAGCCGGACTCTGGAATTATATGATGATAATATACTGGTGAAAGAATATCCGGTTGCAATCGGCAAACCTTCAACGCCAACTCCCCGCGGGAGTTTTTCTATTGATGATAAAGCTGTAAATCCCTGGTGGTGTCCGCCGGGAACCGATTATGTCGTACCGTCGGGACCGGACAACCCGTTGGGCTACCGCTGGCTGGAATTTGCGCCGCTGTATGGTATTCATGGTACTAACGATCCGCGGTCAATCGGGACGCCCTCATCCAATGGTTGTGTCAGGATGCATGAGGAAGATGTGGAGGAATTATTTGAGCTGGTTGACTATGAAACACCGGTAGAAGTGACTTATGAGCGGATCAAAATTAGGTTGGACAACCACGGCCGCGCCTCCATAGGGATTTATCCGGACGTTTACGGCCAGGAATCCGTCAGTCTTGCCCAAGTGAAGCGATTACTGATTGATAAGGGGCTGGGCGGACTGGTGGAGGACGAATTCCTGGCGCGGCTGATTCAGAGAGAAGAAGGCCGGCAGATAGAATTTGCTCAACTCCATAATTTGAAGATCAATGACCAGCTACGGCCTGAAAAGATCGTCACCTGGCAAGGAGTCCGGTACGCACCGGTTCAGGCAATTTGTGAAGCGGTAAACACCGGGGTGATCTGGGACGAAAAAAGCAAAATGCTCAAGCGGTACGGTAAGATTGCTCCCGGTTTGAGGAAGAATGGCATTCTTTACGCAGCAGTCGACGATTTGCCAACATTATTCCCGGGTAAAGAACTGTGGAACTATACGGAAAACTGCCTGGAGCTCAGACTTTCCGTGGCCAGGCTGGATGATAAGATTATTACCGCTGAAATACAAGAGATTGATGGGGAAAAGGCTGTGCCGGCCCAGGAACTGGCCGATGCCTTAGGCGAAAAGGTAAAATGGGATGAAGGGACAAAACAGGTGCTGTTGCGAAATAAGCCGATACCATGTAATCTGGTTGAGAGCAAAGCTTTTGTTAAAATAAGTCATGTGGGCGGAGTATTTAATATTTCAGCTGTTTGGAACGAAGCGGCACAAACGCTGTCCCTTTCATATCCGCTTTACCCGGTGGATTATTCCATGTATCTTGACTTGATGGGCGAGTTCTTCTAA
- a CDS encoding helix-turn-helix transcriptional regulator — protein MTLHEILKIIRKELNITQEQLAHELNISFSTINRWENSRTSPSRLARMRLADYCAKKGIPEAIVTQIEKV, from the coding sequence ATGACTCTTCATGAAATTCTGAAAATTATTCGAAAGGAACTAAATATTACGCAAGAGCAGCTTGCTCATGAGTTGAATATCAGTTTTTCGACCATTAACCGATGGGAAAACAGCCGTACTTCTCCCAGTCGATTAGCCCGGATGCGCCTTGCGGATTACTGTGCTAAGAAGGGCATACCGGAAGCGATTGTAACCCAAATAGAAAAGGTTTAA
- a CDS encoding flavodoxin family protein, translated as MVKTVKVAAFLGSPRTGGNNAVLLDEVIRGVNRSANAEVQRFVLNQANIYPCQACNSCTHTGRCVRRDDMDLIYTALDDCDLFLLAAPIFFSGLSAQAKMMIDRCQPYWAAKYVRKQDLFAGRKRWGSLISTCGQAASLNQFAGALQVMNTFYLMLGLTKADNLFLANIDEQPAAGRTDELARAYRLGQQLGGKFG; from the coding sequence ATGGTTAAAACGGTCAAAGTCGCGGCGTTTTTGGGTAGTCCCCGTACTGGCGGCAACAATGCGGTGTTATTGGACGAAGTGATCCGGGGGGTGAACAGATCAGCCAATGCCGAAGTGCAAAGGTTTGTCCTGAATCAGGCCAATATATATCCCTGCCAAGCCTGTAACAGTTGCACCCATACCGGCCGGTGCGTCCGGCGCGATGATATGGACCTTATCTACACCGCCCTCGATGATTGTGATCTATTTTTGCTGGCCGCGCCGATATTTTTTAGCGGTTTAAGCGCTCAGGCCAAAATGATGATTGATAGATGTCAACCTTATTGGGCGGCAAAATACGTTCGTAAGCAAGACCTGTTTGCCGGACGGAAACGCTGGGGGAGTCTGATATCCACTTGCGGCCAGGCGGCAAGCTTGAACCAGTTTGCCGGAGCGCTGCAAGTAATGAATACTTTCTATTTGATGCTGGGACTAACCAAAGCCGACAACCTTTTCCTGGCAAATATTGACGAGCAGCCTGCCGCCGGCCGGACGGACGAATTAGCGCGGGCCTATCGCCTTGGGCAGCAGCTGGGCGGGAAATTTGGCTAA
- a CDS encoding glycoside hydrolase family 26 protein encodes MNHASKEKKEEKRLMLLLGIWFILSAFTPIPISAASGAIFILNGEITAEPVAGPEDDLKKIEPAPAGFSRFTDYANGYSIYVPGDSYTDVSLSPVVNVFISSTSRMEIYYDNFYGTQADAYQYMEYGNRFARNTRDHTVLSDQMLNINGFDVHLLKWDRRKLAKIADDKNHYASIEMAKNGNEVYTILIKSSQPIANELNIARSFTLIERRGTPKFSKHFAHSTTLLNDETRKLYDEYFGMDSPLRWGIFEVSAPQTFETLDPLETSVNYQFPILVRYQSLDEHLPLHTLEQAYQRQRYLELTLQTFYQFQDTSGVIYDILDGKYDEYFTEYAVRLKTFGHPVLFRLNNEMNGDWCLYSPFHYSKDPELYKALWRYVQNVFAANGVDNVLWVWNPHDLSLPDFKWNHYLMYYPGDEYVDIIGLTGYNTGTYFPGEKWREFAAIYSELYNDYDRHFGKPFMITEFGSNSVGGDKVAWLSSMFSEIGQLSKIKIAIWWNGIDYDSKGVPGRIYLLNETPETTAAFRQGLAKFPAQLLPKAIGPR; translated from the coding sequence ATGAATCATGCATCAAAAGAGAAAAAAGAAGAAAAAAGGTTAATGTTATTATTGGGAATCTGGTTTATCCTTTCAGCCTTTACCCCAATTCCAATCTCCGCTGCAAGCGGCGCCATCTTTATACTGAACGGCGAAATAACGGCAGAACCGGTTGCCGGCCCGGAAGATGACCTGAAAAAAATAGAACCGGCCCCGGCAGGATTCAGCCGGTTTACTGATTACGCCAATGGCTACAGTATCTACGTTCCTGGCGATTCCTATACCGATGTGTCGCTTTCGCCTGTTGTTAATGTTTTTATCAGTTCGACCAGTCGCATGGAAATCTACTACGACAATTTTTATGGTACCCAAGCCGATGCCTACCAGTATATGGAATACGGCAACCGGTTTGCCCGCAACACCAGGGACCATACCGTCTTGTCCGACCAGATGCTTAATATTAACGGTTTTGACGTTCATCTCCTGAAGTGGGACCGCAGGAAACTGGCCAAAATTGCTGACGACAAAAATCACTATGCCAGTATTGAGATGGCTAAAAATGGGAATGAAGTCTATACCATACTCATTAAATCCAGCCAGCCCATCGCCAACGAGCTCAATATCGCCCGCAGCTTTACTCTAATTGAGCGCCGGGGCACCCCTAAGTTTTCCAAGCACTTCGCCCACTCCACCACCTTATTGAATGACGAGACCCGGAAACTCTATGATGAATATTTCGGCATGGACAGCCCCCTGCGCTGGGGAATTTTCGAGGTTAGCGCCCCGCAGACTTTTGAAACTCTGGACCCGCTGGAAACATCGGTCAATTATCAATTTCCCATACTGGTCCGCTATCAGTCCCTGGATGAACACCTGCCGCTGCACACCCTGGAACAAGCATACCAACGCCAGCGTTATTTGGAGCTTACCCTGCAGACCTTCTATCAGTTCCAGGATACCAGCGGTGTTATTTATGATATCTTGGACGGAAAATATGACGAATACTTTACCGAATACGCTGTCCGGCTTAAGACCTTCGGCCACCCTGTCCTGTTCCGCCTGAACAATGAAATGAACGGGGACTGGTGCCTGTACTCCCCTTTTCACTACAGCAAGGACCCCGAACTGTACAAAGCCCTGTGGCGTTATGTCCAAAATGTTTTCGCCGCAAATGGTGTGGATAACGTTCTGTGGGTGTGGAATCCCCATGACTTGTCCCTGCCTGATTTCAAATGGAATCATTATCTTATGTATTATCCCGGTGACGAATATGTGGATATCATTGGCCTTACAGGCTACAATACCGGCACCTATTTCCCGGGAGAAAAGTGGCGGGAGTTCGCAGCCATCTATTCTGAGCTCTATAATGATTATGACCGTCATTTTGGCAAACCTTTTATGATCACCGAATTCGGCTCAAATTCCGTCGGCGGCGATAAGGTTGCCTGGCTCAGCAGCATGTTCAGCGAAATTGGGCAGCTCTCCAAAATTAAAATCGCCATCTGGTGGAACGGGATTGATTACGATAGCAAAGGCGTTCCCGGCCGAATCTATTTATTGAACGAAACTCCGGAAACCACTGCGGCTTTCCGTCAGGGCTTAGCCAAATTTCCCGCCCAGCTGCTGCCCAAGGCGATAGGCCCGCGCTAA